In Pseudophryne corroboree isolate aPseCor3 chromosome 7, aPseCor3.hap2, whole genome shotgun sequence, a single window of DNA contains:
- the NIF3L1 gene encoding NIF3-like protein 1, translating into MLSGWVLRSLLGSSSLLRWSPRRRVMDLASVVSRLNVLAPPALAESWDNVGLLVEPSPPHSVQTLMLTNDLTESVLEEAVARKVQMVLSYHPPIFKSLKRLTCGQWKERLVVKALENRLAVYSPHTACDALSNGVNDWLGRALGPCVSVPLRHSTSLSHPGGFGHVLEFSSNISESILSRVSSLQGVCLRTFPLSNGGEEGGRVRLSCSQSALLQALAILSEDPRAYSGAELVTLQKPPLVDTGMGRLCTLTEPVSITTAVERIKRYLGLKHLRLALGRKKMTDSLVRVMAVCAGSGSSILSGVPADLYLTGEMSHHEVLDAVAEGRSVILCEHSNSERGYLQDLCAQITQALEGKVEVVLSEVDEDPLRVV; encoded by the exons ATGCTGTCCGGTTGGGTGCTGAGGTCCCTCCTTGGTTCATCTTCGCTCCTGCGGTGGTCTCCTCGCCGTCGTGTCATGGATCTTGCCTCGGTGGTCTCCCGCCTGAACGTCCTGGCCCCTCCAGCGCTGGCGGAAAGCTGGGATAACGTTGGGCTTTTGGTTGAGCCGAGTCCACCACACAGTGTTCAGACGCTCATGCTGACCAATGACCTGACAGAGTCCGTCCTGGAGGAGGCAGTGGCGAGGAAAGTACAGATGGTCCTGTCCTATCATCCCCCCATTTTCAAGTCCTTGAAGCGCCTGACGTGTGGGCAATGGAAGGAGAGACTGGTGGTGAAGGCCTTGGAGAATCGCCTGGCTGTCTACTCCCCGCACACGGCCTGCGATGCTTTGTCCAACGGGGTCAACGACTGGCTGGGAAGAGCGCTCG GGCCCTGCGTTTCGGTGccgctccgacactccacatccctCTCTCACCCAGGTGGATTCGGACACGTGTTGGAGTTCAGCAGTAACATCTCGGAGAGTATCCTGAGCAGAGTGAGCTCCCTGCAGGGCGTGTGCCTACGTACCTTCCCGCTCAG TAATGGTGGGGAGGAGGGAGGCCGTGTCCGCCTGAGCTGTTCCCAGAGTGCCTTGCTGCAGGCTTTGGCCATCCTGTCGGAGGATCCGCGTGCCTATAGTGGTGCTGAGCTGGTGACCCTGCAGAAG CCCCCCCTAGTGGACACAGGAATGGGTCGTCTCTGCACTCTCACAGAACCAGTGTCCATTACAACCGCTGTGGAGCGTATCAAACGTTACCTTGGACTAAAACACCTGCGCCTCGCCCTGGGAAGGAAGAAGATGACGG ATTCCCTTGTAAGGGTCATGGCCGTATGTGCCGGCTCCGGAAGCAGCATCCTGAGCGGTGTCCCTGCCGATCTCTACCTCACAG GTGAGATGTCCCATCACGAGGTTCTGGACGCGGTGGCTGAAGGACGCAGCGTCATCCTGTGTGAGCACAGTAATTCGGAGCGGGGGTATCTGCAGGACCTCTGCGCTCAGATCACGCAGGCTCTGGAGGGGAAGGTTGAGGTTGTGCTGTCTGAGGTAGATGAAGACCCTCTGCGGGTGGTGTGA
- the LOC134944419 gene encoding protein kinase C theta type-like — translation MSSKKRKRPNNNGSATKELAAPSKRKKEEDGCEEKGDVSKIIMSGDIQVREENQSSEKASKSLQNKRKRESSDESPNMRKVRKTSSGRTDNMLKRVATKRPLDGTGDSGPCKKKKVEEHRDSPGEGPSVPIIPQASGRRGIKRTHTSEETDHKRKRSAGASVISVASTPETSAASHFLASLTFHRKLGEGSFGKVFLASHSTNKQRLAVKVIEKRKVVNSIKKNSICVEKEVMKITGESALFPHTYAAFHTPGHVFFVMEYLSGGDLCQLIRSRGPFDVPTTRFFAAEILCGLQFLHTRGIVHRDIKTENILLDAAGHVKIADFGLSVMNVHGDKKISGKTGTLRYMAPEIICKFPYNYMVDLFSFGVVLFEMATGVYPFHAGNTTKIALSIMHDAPCYPSNLHPEIRDLLERLLCKDPEERLNRCSNITCHPFFKSINWEKLEAGRITPPFTMYPTPVTMAEAIPMDDLLSPTESAISAEDESLFTGFSFTSDMWTTMNCIKQTSSRCIIL, via the coding sequence ATGAGTTCAAAAAAGAGAAAGCGACCAAATAACAACGGGTCCGCTACAAAGGAGCTAGCGGCTCCTAGcaagaggaagaaggaggaggatggaTGTGAGGAGAAAGGAGATGTTTCCAAAATcataatgtcaggagacattcaggtGCGTGAGGAGAACCAGTCATCTGAGAAAGCATCAAAGTCTCttcaaaataagagaaaaagagagtCCTCAGATGAGTCCCCAAATATGAGGAAGGTGAGAAAGACCAGCAGTGGCAGAACGGACAACATGCTTAAGAGAGTGGCCACTAAAAGACCCTTAGACGGGACAGGGGACAGTGGACCATGTAAGAAAAAGAAAGTGGAGGAACATCGTGACAGCCCAGGCGAGGGACCCAGCGTGCCCATCATACCCCAGGCATCTGGACGGAGGGGCATAAAGAGAACTCACACAAGTGAGGAAACTGACCACAAAAGGAAGAGATCAGCAGGGGCAAGTGTGATATCCGTAGCCAGCACCCCAGAGACATCAGCTGCATCTCACTTTCTGGCCAGTTTGACGTTCCACAGAAAACTTGGAGAAGGTAGCTTCGGGAAGGTGTTCCTAGCGTCCCATTCCACCAACAAACAGCGTCTGGCAGTGAAAGTAATAGAAAAAAGGAAAGTAGTGAACAGCATTAAGAAAAACTCCATATGTGTAGAGAAAGAGGTGATGAAAATAACTGGGGAGAGTGCCCTCTTCCCGCACACATATGCTGCCTTCCACACACCAGGCCATGTATTCTTTGTAATGGAGTACCTGAGTGGTGGAGACCTCTGCCAATTAATACGGAGCAGAGGCCCATTTGATGTTCCTACTACCAGATTTTTTGCAGCAGAAATACTCTGTGGGCTGCAGTTCCTGCACACAAGAGGCATTGTCCACAGAGACATTAAGACAGAAAATATACTTCTGGATGCAGCTGGCCATGTGAAAATCGCAGATTTTGGCCTCTCTGTGATGAATGTTCATGGCGATAAGAAAATCTCAGGAAAAACTGGGACTCTGCGTTACATGGCTCCAGAGATTATCTGTAAGTTCCCATATAACTACATGGTAGATCTCTTTTCATTCGGGGTAGTATTATTTGAAATGGCTACTGGAGTATACCCCTTTCATGCTGGCAATACCACCAAGATTGCGCTGTCTATCATGCATGATGCTCCATGCTATCCGAGCAATCTCCATCCAGAGATTAGGGACCTCCTTGAAAGACTCTTATGCAAAGACCCAGAGGAGAGACTGAATCGCTGTAGTAACATCACATGTCATCCATTCTTCAAGTCCATAAACTGGGAGAAACTAGAGGCCGGTAGGATAACTCCCCCATTTACCATGTATCCTACTCCAGTGACAATGGCTGAAGCTATACCGATGGATGACCTGCTCTCACctacagaatctgcaatatctgcagaGGATGAGAGCCTGTTCACAGGATTCTCCTTTACCAGTGACATGTGGACAACAATGAACTGCATAAAACAAACTAGCAGCCGCTGCATCATCCTCTAG